The DNA region AGCTTCTAAACGTGAAAGGGCCGCAGCGTAGTCAGCCTTAGCCTTTTTGTAGAGGTTTTCCACCTCTTCAAACTGCTCTTTGGAGATTACTCTCTTCTTATATAAACGCGAATACCTCTCATATTTGTTCTTGGAGCTCTTTAAGAAAGTTTCTGCAGCCTTAACGGCTTCTTGAGCGGCTTTAAGGGAGCTCTTAGCCTTTTCAACAGACGTTTCATAGCTTACTTGGGCAATCTCCTTTTGTTTCTTGAGCTGGTTTAGTTTCTCCTGTAGAGCTCTTAGCTTCGCACGGACAATTTCCACTTGAAGAGGTAACTGCTCTTCTGTTCTCTTAAGCTCCTCTAAGAGCCTCTCCTTAGAGGCGACAAGTGCAGAGAGCCTTTCCTTTAGCTCCTCGTAGTTTTTTCTATAAACGGAATCGTCAACCTTAAAGAGAACATCACCTTTCTTTACAGAATCGTACTCCTTGGCGTTCATCGCAACTATTTTGCCGGAAACATCCTGAGTGGAAACCGTTACAACATCAGCCATCTGAAAGGCGTTATCGGTTATAACGTAAATCTGGCGCAGATAGAAGTAGCGACCAAGCCAAAAGGTAAGCGCTCCTATCAAAAGGATACCCACGAGAGAAGAGAACTTTTTCATCTTAGACCCCTTCTGAACAGTGAATCACCGTTCACTACAGTTCCAAAATTAGACTCGCTAACGCTCATTGTCAAGAAGCCCAGAAAGAACGACTTCAAGAACAAGCTTTTTAACCTCCTCAGGCTCTATAGAGAGGAACCCTTTGAGCCGGAAGTAATCAATGTTTGCCAGAGCTCCAGAAATAAGGAGGAAAACTCCTTCTGGGTCCAGCTCCTTAAAAGTTCCTTCCGCAATTCCTCTCTCTATAATACCAGAAAACTTACGGACGTAGTCCTTGTACCAGTCCGAAAGGTTAAACCTCTCTGTGTCTATAATGAAGGAGCTCCCCAGCTCCCTCATAAATATCTCAAAGAAATCTCTCTCCCTTGAAAAGAAATCAACAACCGTGTTAACGTAAGCTTCAAGAGCTTCCAAGGGCGATTTCCCTTCAACAGCTTCCTCAACCTCCCTTTCCATCTCCTTAAGCTTCTTCCTAATAACCTCGCTATAAAGTTCTTCCTTACTCCTATAAAACCTATAAATAGTTCCCACAGAGACGCCAGCTTCCTCTGCTATCTTTGTTATCTTCGCTTCATAAAAACCTTTCTCCGAGAAAACTTTTTCGGCAGCTTCAAGAATTCTCTCTTTCAACCCAACCCTCCAAGAGTTAAGTCCATGCGGGATTTTACCAGACACCCCACTAAGGCTTCTCACTGAACGAAGATACTAATTCCCACAACCTTTTCAGTTCTTCTTCCGTGTGTTCGTAGTTGATGGTAATCCTGAGCCTGCTCTCCTTAACTGTAGGAGGTCTTATGGCAGGAACAAGGTAACCTTCTCTTAAAAGATACTCTGAAAGTTTAAGAGCTCTCTCCTCACTCCCCGTGATAAAGGGAAATATCGCCGACTGGGAGTCAATCCCCGTGAGTTTCCTAAAAAAGTCTATCTTTTCCCTTAGAGCTCTCATCCTCTCTGGGACAAGTTTCAGGTTCTTTAAAGTCTGACAGGCTATTGCCGGCGGGAGAGCAGTTGTAAAGATAAAGGTTCTACACCTGTTTATTAAGTAGTCCTTTAAAAGTTTCGTTCCACAGACGAAAGCTCCGAAGGTTCCAAGAGCTTTACCGAGAGTTCCGATAATAACCGTTGATTCGTCGGGAGTAAGGTTAAAGAGCTCCAGTGACGACCAGCCGACAACTCCTGTGGCGTGGGCATCGTCTATAAGGAGAACTGCCTCATATTCGTTCTTAAGGCGGAAAAGTCCTTCAAGAGGCGCTATATCGCCGTCCATACTGAAAACTGAATCGGTAACGATGAGGCAGCGCCGATAGTTCTTCCTCTCCTTTGAGAGGATAAATTCAAGAGTCTCAAGGTCTTTATGGGGATAAACCTTAACGGTTGCCTTTGATAGCCTACAGCCGTCTATGATTGAGGCGTGGTTGAGCTCATCAGAGAGTATCAGGTCTCCCTCCTTAACGAGGGTAGAGATAACCCCAACGTTTGCCATGTAGCCGGAGGAGAAAAGGAGGGAACTCTCGGTCTTTTTCAGCTTGGCAAGTTTTTCTTCAAGTTCCTCGTGAACGGCAAAGTTGCCACAGACGAGCCTTGAGGCACCTGAACCAGCTCCCCACTCCCTTAAACACTCAGGGCTATAGTTTTTTGCAAGGGCCAAGTAATCGTTTGAGGAGAAGTTAATGAGCCTCTTGCCGTTTATAACTACTTCCTTTCCTTGAGGTGTGGAAAGGGTTCTTAGGACGCGGAAGAGGTGTCTTTCTCTAAGGCTTTCAAGCTCTTCCCTAATCCAATCCAAGGCTTTTCCCGCTTTAATGGTGGTTGAGTCCGTACTTATTAATTTTCCTATATAGGTTAGATATATCTATCTCCATGAAAGCTGCCGCCTTTTTAAGGTCTCCGTTAAATTTTTTGAGAACTTCAAGGATGTAGAGTTTCTCAAACTCCTCCCTTGCCTTTTTTAAAGGGAGTTCTAAAAATTCAGAGAGAGCTCTACTATCTAACCTCTGACCGGATAGGAAAGAGCGGGCACTCTCTATCACTGAAAGGAGCTTATCGTACTTAATCGGTTTTTCTATAAAGTCAAAGGCGCCGAGTTTCATGGCCTTTACCGAAGTTTCAACAGTGCCATGACCGGAAACTATGATTACGGCTATTTTCTGGGTTAGCCCCTCTTCGTGAAGTGTTTTGAGAACTTCCATGCCAGAAGTTCCCGGTAAGAAAAGGTCAAGAATCAGGATATCGGGTTCAAGCTCTGAAAGCCTTTCCAGAACTTTAGTACCTATCTCCTCCGTAAATACCTCAAAACCTTCCTCTTCAAGAATTTCCCTCAGGGTTTCCCTGATACTTCTCTCGTCATCAACGATTAGAACTCTCATCTCCCCTCTAAAGGCTCTAAGGAAATTATTTTCGCTCCAAACATGTTAGCTATCTTGTTTATCTTCTCGTTAGATTCAGGAGAAAGCTTCAACTCCTTCCTTTTCTGTTCAGCCTTTACCTCAATGAGCTTTACCCTCTTTCCAAATTTCTTCTCAAGCTCGCTCAGTCTATCGGATAAGACCCTATAGGCTACCGAGTTCCTTGGAACAACCTCTACCACTTCCCCTAAATCGCGAACTTCCTTGATATACCTATCAACAAATGAAGTATTCAGTTCAGTTTTTTTTTCTGGCGGCGGAGCTCCAAGCGTAACGCTAACGTTTCCCTGAAGAATCTCCTCTATCCTCTTTAGCTCCTTAAAGTAGGAGAGCTTATACAGGTGGAAAAAGAGCGCCATGTAAGGATAGGGATGAAAGGCAACCTCCCTGTGGGCGTTGGAGAGAATCCTAAAGGCCGCTACCATTTCCTCTTCTGTAAACTCTCCACCCTGTAAAAACTCCCTCTCAACAACTTCAAGGAGCTGTCTAAGGACGAAGAGGGGATTGTAACCGCTGGCCTCAAGTTTCTTTAACCTCTCCCTTAAGGCCTGCTTATCTCCGGAGAAGGCAAGTTTAAGGAGGTCAAGGATGTCCCTTACAGTTAAAACGCCAAGGAACTCAGAAACCTCCTTAGCCCTAACTTTTCCTCCTCCAAGGGCTATCGCTTGGTCAAGGAGGCTTTCTGCGTCCCTCATACACCCTTCAGAGGCAATAGCAATCAGGTGAAGGGCTTCCTCCTCAAACTCTACATTCTCCTTCGTGCAGATGTCTTTTAAAGTTTCAACCATTAACTCTTTTGGAATCTTTCGGAAGATGAACTTCTGGCACCTTGAGAGTATTGTCGGAGGAATCTTGTCAATCTCCGTTGTAGCGAGGATGAAGACAACGTGCTCAGGAGGCTCTTCAAGGGTCTTAAGGAGGGCGTTAAAGGCCTCCTTTGTAAGCATGTGGAATTCGTCTATGATGTAGACCTTCTTCTTCCCTTTAGCAGGGGCATAGTGGACGGACTCGCGGAGCTCCCTTATCTGGTCTATACCCCTGTTTGTTGCAGCGTCCACTTCTATAACGTCCGGGAAAGCTCCCTTGGCTATTTCAATACAGTTTGGACACTCGTTACAGGGTTCTCCCTCAAAAGGGTTTTCACAGTTTAAGGCCTTTGCCACAATCCTTGCAGTTGTCGTTTTACCTACTCCCCTTGGACCGGCAAAGATGTAGGCGTGGGATACCCTTCCCGTTTTTATAGCGTTCCTGAGAGTTTCTGTTATGAACTCCTGACCGGTAACCTCTGAAAATTTCGTCGGCCTGTACTTTCTCGGTATTGCTACGTACGCCATCTTTCTCCTTCAACCAGTTTGTTGGAAATTATAGTATCCTCTTATAATCACCCACACAAGTTTTCTGCTCTTTATCTGACCTTCATTCGTTCAATTAGAAATTTTTAGTAAAATACTTCCACCACTTTTGGGGGTATAGACCATGCTCTTTAAAAAGCCACAGGTTGCTTTTTACCCTTTCATGGTCTTAAGAGACGACTACAAGTGCGTGCGCTGTAAGTCCTGCGTTGACCAGTGCTCATTTAACGCCACCTACTACGACGAAGACCTTGACGCGATAATGAACCACCACGAAAACTGTGTAAACTGCAAAAGGTGTGAGGCCTTCTGCCCTACAGACGCAATCAAGGTGGTAAAAAATCCCTCTACCTTCCACCCAGATGCCAACTGGACGGCGGAGGCAATAAGGGACATTCACACACAGATGCTCACCGGAGCTGTAATCCTCACATCCACAGGAAACGACAAGCCAATAAGGAACTACTTTGACCACCTCCTCCTTGACGCCTGTCAGGTTACAAACCCTCCGATTGACCCACTAAGGGAACCTATGGAGTTAAAGACCTTTATCGGCAGGAAGAGGGACGACATCCAGTTTGACGAGGATGGTATTAACATAAAGACGAAGATTGGGAAACAGCTTGAACTTGAGATTCCCGTTATCTTCTCTGCAATGTCCTACGGTTCTATCAACCTCAACCTTCAAAAAGCTATGGCAAGGGCCGCCAAGGAGTTTGGAACTCTCTGGAATACAGGAGAGGGTGGCCTCCACAAGTCCTTAAAGGAGTATAAAGACTGCACAATTGTTCAGGTAGCCTCCGGAAGGTTCGGCGTTGACCTTGATTACCTTGAAACGTCTGCCGCAATTGAAATAAAGATTGGACAGGGTGCAAAGCCGGGAATTGGTGGACATCTCCCCGGTGAGAAGGTAAACGAAGGAATTGCCGAAACCCGTATGATTCCCGTCGGTTCTGACGCCATTTCACCTGCTCCACACCACGACATCTACTCAATTGAGGACCTAAGACAGCTCATCTACGCCCTCAAAGAGGCTACAAACTACGAAAAGCCCGTCTTTGTAAAGATTGCCGCAGTTCACAACGTTGCAGCAATTGCTTGCGGTATCGCCCACGCAGGCGCAGACGCCATTGCAATTGACGGTGTAAGGGGTGGAACTGGAGCTACTCCTAAATCCTTAAGGGACCACGTTGGAATCCCAATAGAACTTGCAATAGCAGCCGTTGACGACAGGCTCAGGAAAGAAGGTTTAAGGAACGAAGTTTCTCTCATAGCGGCCGGAGGTTTTAGAAGCGCCGTTGACGTCCTGAAGGCGATAGCTCTTGGAGCTGACGCTGTTTACATTGGAACGGTTGCAAAGATTGCCGCCGGATGTACCCAGTGTCAGCAGTGCCACACCGGAAGGTGCGCTTGGGGTATAACCACTAACGACCCGAAACTTGCCAAAAGGCTTAACCCCGATATCGTTGCAGAAAACCTCTACAACCTCCTTAGAGCTTGGGCACACGATATTAAGGAGCTCCTCGGAGCAATGGGTATAAACGCCATAGAGAGCATTAAGGGCAACAGGCTAAGGCTTAGGAGCTGGGGACTTACAGAACAGGAAAACAAAATCCTCGGCGTTCTACCTGCCGGAATGTAGGAGAGGTGGAAATGTCTGGAAAGAAGAGAAAGTTAATGAAGGTATACCCAATAGAGGAAAACTGTATCTCCTGTCGCTACTGCGAAGTAGCCTGCACAATGGTTCACAGCGAGTCTCAGGACCCCGTAAAGGCCTACAAGCTTGAGGGTCTAAAGCCAAGACCTACTGTAGAGGTAAAAGGAGCTGTTTCACTCTCTGTAATGTGCCGCCACTGTAAGCACCCGTTCTGTTTTGACGCCTGCATCTCTGGCGCCATAACGGTTGACAAAAACGGCAAAGTGAACTTGGATGAGGATAAGTGCGTGGGGTGCTGGAACTGCGTTCTTGTATGTCCCTTCGGCGCTGCTCACCCGTTCGTTGAAAGGAAGCATTCTTTCAAGTGCGACCTCTGTGAAGAAAGAGGATTTCCTGCCTGCGTTGAGGCTTGTCCCAATAGAGCTCTCATTTACGACTTTGAAAGGTAAGGAGCGAGGAAATGAGATACGTCATAGTCGGTAACAGCGCAGCAGCGGTAGGCTGC from Phorcysia thermohydrogeniphila includes:
- a CDS encoding HlyD family secretion protein, which encodes MKKFSSLVGILLIGALTFWLGRYFYLRQIYVITDNAFQMADVVTVSTQDVSGKIVAMNAKEYDSVKKGDVLFKVDDSVYRKNYEELKERLSALVASKERLLEELKRTEEQLPLQVEIVRAKLRALQEKLNQLKKQKEIAQVSYETSVEKAKSSLKAAQEAVKAAETFLKSSKNKYERYSRLYKKRVISKEQFEEVENLYKKAKADYAAALSRLEAAKEDLKLAESTSLKVGIVERQIRELEEEKRALRENLKVSEADLRKIEELKKSIEQLSAQIRATEKALEKAKILLSHTEVRSPVSGLVAKKWREIGDFVSPGLPVYSVYDPSTFYVLAWIDEDKASYVKAGSPVKAVLEACGRELKGKVSSVGVSAGSIFSLIPRDTSQGEYTRVTQRVPVKILLDGVPPECIKPGTNVTVYIKR
- a CDS encoding TetR/AcrR family transcriptional regulator, whose protein sequence is MKERILEAAEKVFSEKGFYEAKITKIAEEAGVSVGTIYRFYRSKEELYSEVIRKKLKEMEREVEEAVEGKSPLEALEAYVNTVVDFFSRERDFFEIFMRELGSSFIIDTERFNLSDWYKDYVRKFSGIIERGIAEGTFKELDPEGVFLLISGALANIDYFRLKGFLSIEPEEVKKLVLEVVLSGLLDNER
- a CDS encoding aminotransferase class I/II-fold pyridoxal phosphate-dependent enzyme — its product is MDWIREELESLRERHLFRVLRTLSTPQGKEVVINGKRLINFSSNDYLALAKNYSPECLREWGAGSGASRLVCGNFAVHEELEEKLAKLKKTESSLLFSSGYMANVGVISTLVKEGDLILSDELNHASIIDGCRLSKATVKVYPHKDLETLEFILSKERKNYRRCLIVTDSVFSMDGDIAPLEGLFRLKNEYEAVLLIDDAHATGVVGWSSLELFNLTPDESTVIIGTLGKALGTFGAFVCGTKLLKDYLINRCRTFIFTTALPPAIACQTLKNLKLVPERMRALREKIDFFRKLTGIDSQSAIFPFITGSEERALKLSEYLLREGYLVPAIRPPTVKESRLRITINYEHTEEELKRLWELVSSFSEKP
- a CDS encoding response regulator, with the protein product MRVLIVDDERSIRETLREILEEEGFEVFTEEIGTKVLERLSELEPDILILDLFLPGTSGMEVLKTLHEEGLTQKIAVIIVSGHGTVETSVKAMKLGAFDFIEKPIKYDKLLSVIESARSFLSGQRLDSRALSEFLELPLKKAREEFEKLYILEVLKKFNGDLKKAAAFMEIDISNLYRKINKYGLNHH
- the dnaX gene encoding DNA polymerase III subunit gamma/tau, encoding MAYVAIPRKYRPTKFSEVTGQEFITETLRNAIKTGRVSHAYIFAGPRGVGKTTTARIVAKALNCENPFEGEPCNECPNCIEIAKGAFPDVIEVDAATNRGIDQIRELRESVHYAPAKGKKKVYIIDEFHMLTKEAFNALLKTLEEPPEHVVFILATTEIDKIPPTILSRCQKFIFRKIPKELMVETLKDICTKENVEFEEEALHLIAIASEGCMRDAESLLDQAIALGGGKVRAKEVSEFLGVLTVRDILDLLKLAFSGDKQALRERLKKLEASGYNPLFVLRQLLEVVEREFLQGGEFTEEEMVAAFRILSNAHREVAFHPYPYMALFFHLYKLSYFKELKRIEEILQGNVSVTLGAPPPEKKTELNTSFVDRYIKEVRDLGEVVEVVPRNSVAYRVLSDRLSELEKKFGKRVKLIEVKAEQKRKELKLSPESNEKINKIANMFGAKIISLEPLEGR
- a CDS encoding glutamate synthase-related protein, with product MLFKKPQVAFYPFMVLRDDYKCVRCKSCVDQCSFNATYYDEDLDAIMNHHENCVNCKRCEAFCPTDAIKVVKNPSTFHPDANWTAEAIRDIHTQMLTGAVILTSTGNDKPIRNYFDHLLLDACQVTNPPIDPLREPMELKTFIGRKRDDIQFDEDGINIKTKIGKQLELEIPVIFSAMSYGSINLNLQKAMARAAKEFGTLWNTGEGGLHKSLKEYKDCTIVQVASGRFGVDLDYLETSAAIEIKIGQGAKPGIGGHLPGEKVNEGIAETRMIPVGSDAISPAPHHDIYSIEDLRQLIYALKEATNYEKPVFVKIAAVHNVAAIACGIAHAGADAIAIDGVRGGTGATPKSLRDHVGIPIELAIAAVDDRLRKEGLRNEVSLIAAGGFRSAVDVLKAIALGADAVYIGTVAKIAAGCTQCQQCHTGRCAWGITTNDPKLAKRLNPDIVAENLYNLLRAWAHDIKELLGAMGINAIESIKGNRLRLRSWGLTEQENKILGVLPAGM
- a CDS encoding 4Fe-4S dicluster domain-containing protein translates to MSGKKRKLMKVYPIEENCISCRYCEVACTMVHSESQDPVKAYKLEGLKPRPTVEVKGAVSLSVMCRHCKHPFCFDACISGAITVDKNGKVNLDEDKCVGCWNCVLVCPFGAAHPFVERKHSFKCDLCEERGFPACVEACPNRALIYDFER